The following coding sequences are from one Salvia hispanica cultivar TCC Black 2014 chromosome 3, UniMelb_Shisp_WGS_1.0, whole genome shotgun sequence window:
- the LOC125213731 gene encoding protein ADP-ribosyltransferase PARP3-like isoform X1 — protein sequence MKVHETRSDARCSGDQERVATRKHKAEAKASEGGSDHWAKRAKTVAEERAEDVKKAKAKGKEQAEDVEKENGNEKSTEEIIAEFEKFCKAMSEHLSLQQMREILEANGGVNDVVVPGCQDVLFCGTLDKCPACGGTSKMS from the exons ATGAAG GTTCATGAAACGAGATCAGACGCTCGTTGCTCTGGTGATCAGGAAAGAGTGGCGACAAGGAAGCACAAGGCTGAGGCCAAAGCAAGCGAAGGCGGATCCGATCATTGGGCAAAGAGGGCCAAAACTGTGGCTGAGGAGAGAGCTGAGGATGTGAAGAAGGCAAAAGCCAAGGGTAAGGAGCAAGCCGAGGATGTGGAGAAGGAAAATGGGAATGAGAAGTCTACAGAGGAGATCATAGCAGAGTTTGAGAAGTTCTGTAAAGCCATGAGCGAGCATCTGTCACTTCAGCAGATGCGTGAGATTCTGGAGGCAAATGGCGGAGTGAATGATGTTGTAGTCCCTGGATG TCAAGATGTTCTATTTTGTGGGACGTTAGACAAATGTCCTGCTTGTGGTGGCACTTCGAAGATGTCCTAG
- the LOC125213731 gene encoding protein ADP-ribosyltransferase PARP3-like isoform X3 yields MKERVATRKHKAEAKASEGGSDHWAKRAKTVAEERAEDVKKAKAKGKEQAEDVEKENGNEKSTEEIIAEFEKFCKAMSEHLSLQQMREILEANGGVNDVVVPGCQDVLFCGTLDKCPACGGTSKMS; encoded by the exons ATGAAG GAAAGAGTGGCGACAAGGAAGCACAAGGCTGAGGCCAAAGCAAGCGAAGGCGGATCCGATCATTGGGCAAAGAGGGCCAAAACTGTGGCTGAGGAGAGAGCTGAGGATGTGAAGAAGGCAAAAGCCAAGGGTAAGGAGCAAGCCGAGGATGTGGAGAAGGAAAATGGGAATGAGAAGTCTACAGAGGAGATCATAGCAGAGTTTGAGAAGTTCTGTAAAGCCATGAGCGAGCATCTGTCACTTCAGCAGATGCGTGAGATTCTGGAGGCAAATGGCGGAGTGAATGATGTTGTAGTCCCTGGATG TCAAGATGTTCTATTTTGTGGGACGTTAGACAAATGTCCTGCTTGTGGTGGCACTTCGAAGATGTCCTAG
- the LOC125213731 gene encoding protein ADP-ribosyltransferase PARP3-like isoform X2 has protein sequence MKVHETRSDARCSGDQERVATRKHKAEAKASEGGSDHWAKRAKTVAEERAEDVKKAKAKGKEQAEDVEKENGNEKSTEEIIAEFEKFCKAMSEHLSLQQMREILEANGGVNDVVVPGWGDLPDRVSRS, from the exons ATGAAG GTTCATGAAACGAGATCAGACGCTCGTTGCTCTGGTGATCAGGAAAGAGTGGCGACAAGGAAGCACAAGGCTGAGGCCAAAGCAAGCGAAGGCGGATCCGATCATTGGGCAAAGAGGGCCAAAACTGTGGCTGAGGAGAGAGCTGAGGATGTGAAGAAGGCAAAAGCCAAGGGTAAGGAGCAAGCCGAGGATGTGGAGAAGGAAAATGGGAATGAGAAGTCTACAGAGGAGATCATAGCAGAGTTTGAGAAGTTCTGTAAAGCCATGAGCGAGCATCTGTCACTTCAGCAGATGCGTGAGATTCTGGAGGCAAATGGCGGAGTGAATGATGTTGTAGTCCCTGGATG GGGCGACTTGCCTGATCGTGTCTCCAGAAGCTGA